The Bernardetia sp. ABR2-2B DNA window TAATTTGCAACTACTTATTTTTTAAATTTTTATTTATTTCCTATACGTATAATATAAAAAGAGAGAATAAAACAATTATTTTTTAGACTATATATTTTAATTCAAAAAACACAATTTAAAACACTTACGAAATTAGAAGATACTGAAAAAAATCACAACAAATAGTTTTGGTTTACTTCTTAGTTTTGACTTCTAACTTCTAACTTTATTATAATGACAAAGAAAAAGAAAACCAAAAACGAGAAAAATCCTCGTTTGAACCGTGAAGAAATACAGAAATTAGCCACAGGACTCATAGAAACACTTGCTAAAAGCAAATCTGAAAGTTTTACGCTTCGTCAGCTATACAAAAGAATTGGCTTGACAGAAAAGGAACAGAAAGAAAATTTAAGAGAAATTGTAGAAACTGCCTCTGCCGAAAATAATGCTACTTCGAAAAAGGAAGTAAAAGAGGAAAAAAAACAAGAGCCTCAAAACAAAACAACTTCTACTACTCAAAAACAGCAACATCAAAATAATCAGAAGCAACCCTCAAAAGAGGTAGTCAAAGAAACTGTTAGAGAAATTCCTGTACAGAAAAAAGTTCTTTCTAATGATGTAGATAGTAAACAAGACGTAAATAAAGCAAAATCAGCTAATGAACTACAAAAAAATGAACATATTGGAGTTGTAGATTTAGGGCGTGATTCTGCTTATATTATTTGTGATGGACTAGAAGAAGATGCTTGGGTGGGAGGACACAAAATAAAAGGAGCAATAACAGGAGACACTGTAAAGATTAGACTGACAGGAAAACAAAAAGGTAAAAATCCAGAAGCTGAAATTGTAGAAATAATAGAGCGTGGAAGAACTGAATTTGTCGGAAACGTACAACTACTCAATCGTTTTGCTTTTGTAGTTGTAGAATCAAAAAAGCTCAAAATGGATATTTTTGTTCCTTTAGATAATCTAAATGGAGCAACCAATGATGATAAAGTTGTTGTTAAGATTGTAAAGTGGACAGAAGAGAAAGGTAAAAATCCTGTTGGAGAAGTAACTGAAATATTAGGAAAAGCAGGAGAAAACGAAGCCGAAATTCACGCTATTATGGTAGAATTTGGTTTACCAATGGATTTTGATGAAAAGCTAATTAAGAAAGCAGAAGAAGTAAAAGATGATTTAACACCTCAAGAATTTAAGAAACGTAGAGATTTCCGTCCTATTCTTACTTTTACAATTGACCCACACGATGCGAAAGATTTTGATGATGCCATTTCACTTTCCTATTTGCCAAACGGAAATTACGAAATAGGCGTTCATATTGCAGATGTTACGCATTATATTCGTCCGAATACCTTATTAGAAAAAGAAGCTCAAAAACGTGCAACTTCGGTTTATTTGGTAGATAGAGTTGTTCCGATGCTTCCAGAAAGAATTTCAAATAATCTATGTTCTCTGCGTCCACAAGAAGAAAAACTAGCTTTTTCGGCTGTATTTGAATTAGACAAACACGGAAGCGTACACAAACGTTGGTATGGCAAAACAGTCATTTATTCAGACCGTCGTTTTACATATGAAGAAGCACAAGAGCGCATCGAAACAAAAGAAGGCGACTATGCAGATGAAATAAATGTACTCAATGACCTTGCAAAAAAACTACAAGCCAAACGATTCAAACACGGAGCAATTAGTTTCGAAACACAAGAGGTAAAATTTAAGTTAGACGAGAATGGAAAGCCTTTAGGTGTCATTCCAAAAGTCAGAAAAGATGCTCATAAACTGGTAGAGGAATTTATGCTTTTAGCAAATAAAAGTGTAGCCGAATTTGTGTATCGCTATAAAAATGGAAAAGAAAAGAATACGATGATTTATCGTGTACACGACGATCCAGACCCAGATAAATTGGCAAATTTGAAAGCAATGGCAAAAAGCTTTGGATATGATATAAACGTCGAACCCGAACACTTTGCAGCTTCTTTAGCCAAACTTGTACAAGAAACAGAAGGCAAACCCGAATACGAAACACTTCAATCATTGGCTATTCGTTCGATGGCAAAGGCAATTTATACGACAAAGGCAACAGGACACTTCGGACTTGCCTTTGAGCATTACTCTCACTTTACATCGCCTATTCGTCGCTATCCTGATATGATGGCGCATCGCCTGATAGAAAAATACTTGAAGAAAAATATTAAATCTGTCAATCCAGAAAAATATGAAAGTATGGCTCGTCATTCTTCAGATATGGAAAAACGTGCTTCTGATGCAGAACGTGCTTCTATTCGCTTCAAACAAGCCGAATTTATGTCTGCTCATATCGGAGAAGTTTTCGAAGGAATGGTTACAGGCGTAACAGAATGGGGACTTTATGTAGAAATTACCTCAACAGCCTGTGAAGGAATGATTCGCTTATCAGATTTGAAAGGAGATTACTTTGAATATGAACCAAAGAATCAGCGAGTAGTTGGTCGTAAGTCTAATAAAACATATACACTCGGAAATAAAGTAGAAGTACGAGTAAAAGGAGTAGATATGGAAAAGAGAACAATAGATTTATTGATGGAAACAGAAGAAGATAATTATGTCAGTTCAAATAAATCTCGCAAACCCCGTAGAGGAAGAAAATAACTGAATTTTGTTTTATTGTTTTAATAAAAAAAAGGCTTTTATCGTATGATGAATAGCCTTTTTTTCATTAACAACACTATTGAAGTATGAAGCTAGAAATTTTATTTACAGATTTTTATAGAAAAGTAGAGTTTTAGACAACATTTGATGATGGAGGAAACAAACTTTTAGTTAGCAACAAGCTAATATCATTTTTTATAAGCTCTAAAAGTGTTTCAGAACCTATTTCTCCTCCATCATAGGCATAATGATAAACACCAAAAGTAATTGTAAACTTATTTTTAAGGTGGTTTGAGAATTTTATTAAAT harbors:
- the rnr gene encoding ribonuclease R, which codes for MTKKKKTKNEKNPRLNREEIQKLATGLIETLAKSKSESFTLRQLYKRIGLTEKEQKENLREIVETASAENNATSKKEVKEEKKQEPQNKTTSTTQKQQHQNNQKQPSKEVVKETVREIPVQKKVLSNDVDSKQDVNKAKSANELQKNEHIGVVDLGRDSAYIICDGLEEDAWVGGHKIKGAITGDTVKIRLTGKQKGKNPEAEIVEIIERGRTEFVGNVQLLNRFAFVVVESKKLKMDIFVPLDNLNGATNDDKVVVKIVKWTEEKGKNPVGEVTEILGKAGENEAEIHAIMVEFGLPMDFDEKLIKKAEEVKDDLTPQEFKKRRDFRPILTFTIDPHDAKDFDDAISLSYLPNGNYEIGVHIADVTHYIRPNTLLEKEAQKRATSVYLVDRVVPMLPERISNNLCSLRPQEEKLAFSAVFELDKHGSVHKRWYGKTVIYSDRRFTYEEAQERIETKEGDYADEINVLNDLAKKLQAKRFKHGAISFETQEVKFKLDENGKPLGVIPKVRKDAHKLVEEFMLLANKSVAEFVYRYKNGKEKNTMIYRVHDDPDPDKLANLKAMAKSFGYDINVEPEHFAASLAKLVQETEGKPEYETLQSLAIRSMAKAIYTTKATGHFGLAFEHYSHFTSPIRRYPDMMAHRLIEKYLKKNIKSVNPEKYESMARHSSDMEKRASDAERASIRFKQAEFMSAHIGEVFEGMVTGVTEWGLYVEITSTACEGMIRLSDLKGDYFEYEPKNQRVVGRKSNKTYTLGNKVEVRVKGVDMEKRTIDLLMETEEDNYVSSNKSRKPRRGRK